The Flavobacterium piscisymbiosum genome includes a region encoding these proteins:
- a CDS encoding PhzF family phenazine biosynthesis protein, with translation MSLPFYIVDVFADKKYAGNQLAVFMDAGNLSSAEMQQIAREINFAESTFVTKLDKENNKAEIKIFTPSQEMQFAGHPIIGTSWVLMNKVFDNSPEHIKLNVPIGPIAIHQSEGLIWLKAAQPKFWDIFSKEDITVFSNLENHDFENQFPIQEITTGSAFVMVGLSSKRALENLVLDKDKTDDWLKKNCKTSHRALYFYYLEGSKLFSRMLYIEHNQLVEDAATGSASTCLQAFLLKYHKPEFDLINYQGDYIGRPSQIYFHGSVKENDFDIQIGGKAQFVAKGEWEA, from the coding sequence ATGAGTTTACCCTTTTATATAGTTGATGTTTTTGCTGATAAAAAATATGCCGGAAATCAATTGGCGGTTTTTATGGATGCAGGAAATTTAAGTTCGGCAGAAATGCAGCAAATTGCGCGCGAAATTAATTTTGCCGAAAGCACTTTTGTAACCAAACTTGACAAAGAAAATAATAAAGCCGAGATAAAAATATTTACACCATCTCAGGAAATGCAATTTGCGGGACATCCAATAATTGGAACTTCATGGGTTTTGATGAATAAGGTTTTTGATAATTCTCCGGAGCATATAAAATTAAACGTTCCAATTGGTCCTATTGCAATTCATCAGTCTGAAGGTTTGATTTGGCTAAAAGCGGCTCAACCGAAATTTTGGGATATTTTTTCGAAAGAAGATATTACAGTATTTAGTAATCTGGAAAATCATGATTTTGAAAATCAATTTCCTATTCAGGAAATAACCACCGGAAGTGCTTTTGTAATGGTTGGATTAAGCAGCAAAAGAGCATTGGAAAATTTGGTTTTAGATAAAGATAAAACGGATGACTGGCTCAAAAAGAATTGCAAAACAAGTCATAGAGCTTTATATTTTTATTATTTAGAAGGTTCAAAATTGTTTAGCCGAATGTTATATATTGAGCACAATCAGTTGGTAGAAGATGCAGCAACAGGAAGTGCGAGTACTTGTTTACAGGCTTTTTTATTAAAATATCACAAACCTGAATTTGATTTGATTAATTATCAGGGAGATTACATCGGTCGTCCGTCGCAGATTTACTTTCACGGAAGTGTAAAAGAGAATGATTTTGATATTCAAATAGGAGGAAAGGCTCAGTTTGTTGCAAAAGGAGAGTGGGAAGCTTAG
- a CDS encoding TonB-dependent receptor yields the protein MKINCHNKIIILLVLFAVQLSFAQKKKEETIGTETVNVVKPYSPTISDAFKVKETPSLDDSGNQPKETIKYSILSVPVASTFTPSKGKAEGVEKSKREKLFNNYATLGVGNYGTLNAELFVNQDLGNNDYVAGMFRHHSSQGGIKGVELNDEFYDTALNVGYGVNNRDMAWNVDLGYQNQVYNWYGLPTEFGTTLAGQTRDDLIRGINPNHSYNTISLGGNIEFNEGIFSKISTKFTHFSDSFSSSENRFYVKPSFKVEVMDQSINTNIIVDHVSGSFEHNYARDNTSPLKYSLTNFGIEPSFVILENDWTLELGAGLFYGLDSENSGNKFYIYPKVNASYKLVGDLMIFYTGVNGGLEQNSYADFVNDNPFLSPTLNMRPTNNQYTVFAGLKGKLANNINYNVTGSYLNEKDKALYKGNDYTEDFSNQNYALGNSFGVVYDDVRTFRFYGELKADFSRNVSFGINGTFNSYKYDGIEAWNLPSMKLSSNLDVNITKQWYAGLNVFYVGERKDMQSNLTLGTDPVITTLKSYFDANAHLGYKYNERLTCFLKLNNIGNQAYEKWLNYPVQGFQVLVGANYKFDF from the coding sequence ATGAAAATTAATTGCCATAATAAAATCATCATTTTACTTGTATTGTTTGCTGTCCAGCTTTCGTTTGCTCAAAAGAAAAAAGAGGAAACTATAGGGACAGAAACTGTAAACGTGGTAAAGCCTTATTCGCCAACAATTTCGGATGCTTTTAAAGTAAAGGAAACTCCTTCGCTTGATGATAGCGGAAATCAGCCTAAAGAAACGATCAAGTATAGTATTTTGTCGGTTCCTGTAGCGTCTACATTTACGCCATCAAAAGGAAAAGCGGAAGGTGTGGAGAAATCAAAAAGAGAAAAATTGTTTAATAATTATGCGACTTTAGGAGTTGGAAATTACGGAACTTTAAATGCTGAATTATTCGTAAATCAGGATTTGGGAAACAATGATTATGTGGCTGGAATGTTCCGTCATCATTCTTCGCAAGGCGGAATAAAAGGTGTAGAACTAAATGATGAGTTTTATGATACAGCATTAAATGTAGGTTATGGCGTAAACAATCGCGATATGGCATGGAATGTTGATTTAGGATATCAGAATCAGGTTTACAATTGGTACGGTTTACCGACTGAATTTGGTACAACTTTAGCAGGACAAACTCGTGATGATTTAATTAGAGGAATTAATCCAAATCATTCTTATAATACTATTTCGTTAGGAGGAAATATTGAGTTTAATGAAGGAATTTTTAGTAAAATTTCAACTAAATTCACCCACTTTTCAGATAGTTTTTCTTCTTCAGAAAATCGCTTTTATGTAAAGCCTTCTTTCAAGGTTGAAGTAATGGATCAATCAATTAATACTAATATTATTGTGGATCACGTAAGCGGATCTTTCGAACATAATTATGCACGTGATAATACAAGTCCTTTAAAATACAGTTTAACAAATTTTGGAATTGAACCAAGTTTTGTAATTCTTGAAAACGACTGGACACTTGAATTAGGAGCTGGATTGTTCTACGGTTTAGATTCTGAAAACAGCGGAAACAAATTTTATATTTATCCAAAAGTAAACGCTTCTTATAAATTGGTAGGCGATTTAATGATTTTCTATACTGGAGTAAATGGTGGTTTAGAACAAAACTCTTATGCTGATTTTGTGAATGATAATCCGTTTTTATCGCCAACATTAAACATGCGTCCTACAAACAATCAATATACTGTTTTTGCAGGTTTAAAAGGTAAATTGGCCAACAACATCAATTATAATGTAACAGGTTCTTATCTAAACGAAAAAGACAAAGCATTATACAAAGGTAACGATTATACAGAGGATTTCTCGAATCAGAATTATGCTTTGGGAAACTCTTTTGGAGTGGTGTATGATGACGTAAGAACCTTCCGTTTCTACGGAGAATTAAAAGCCGATTTTTCAAGAAATGTGTCTTTCGGAATCAACGGAACTTTTAATAGTTACAAATACGATGGTATCGAAGCCTGGAACTTACCGTCAATGAAATTGAGCTCTAATCTTGATGTAAACATTACCAAACAATGGTATGCTGGTTTGAATGTTTTTTATGTAGGAGAACGTAAAGACATGCAATCGAATCTTACTTTAGGAACTGATCCTGTGATTACAACACTAAAAAGTTATTTTGATGCCAATGCGCATTTAGGATACAAATACAACGAGCGTTTAACGTGTTTCTTGAAATTGAATAATATAGGAAATCAGGCTTACGAAAAATGGCTGAATTACCCTGTGCAAGGATTTCAGGTGTTAGTGGGAGCAAATTATAAATTCGATTTTTAA
- a CDS encoding glycosyltransferase family 2 protein, with translation MLSIVIPVYNYNVFPLVLELKKQADSLGIEYEILVQDDVSHEFISENSQINSLENCLFSINTQNLGRGKNINLLCAKSRYDCVLIMEADALPENESYLKNYIEILSKSNHDVIFGGVKYPEAIPSKEKLLRWKYGINREIKSLEHRLKHQYNFVFTWNLLLKKEILLQFPFPEFINEYGYEDFIFIKNLRFNSVPVTHIENCLIHHNSETSIDFIKKSERAVKNLHDLIHLNKIDPKKIRLSKLYVILEKLYITAIVKAIYLKTKKQILTNLISENPNLYLLDFYKLGYYCDLKK, from the coding sequence ATGCTTTCTATAGTAATTCCTGTTTATAATTATAATGTTTTTCCGCTTGTTTTAGAGCTTAAAAAACAAGCCGATAGTTTAGGAATTGAATATGAAATCCTTGTACAAGATGATGTTAGTCATGAATTTATTTCTGAAAATTCTCAGATCAATTCATTAGAAAATTGTCTTTTCTCTATCAATACACAAAATTTAGGCAGAGGAAAAAACATCAACCTATTATGCGCCAAATCAAGATATGATTGTGTTTTGATTATGGAAGCCGATGCTTTGCCTGAGAATGAATCTTATCTTAAAAACTATATCGAAATACTATCGAAATCGAATCACGATGTTATTTTTGGTGGTGTAAAATATCCTGAAGCTATTCCTTCTAAAGAAAAATTGCTTCGATGGAAATACGGAATAAACAGGGAAATAAAATCTTTAGAGCACAGACTGAAACACCAGTACAATTTTGTTTTTACATGGAATTTACTTTTAAAAAAAGAAATTCTTTTGCAATTTCCTTTCCCTGAATTTATTAATGAATATGGATATGAAGATTTCATTTTCATAAAAAATCTGCGTTTCAATTCAGTTCCGGTTACTCATATCGAAAATTGCTTAATTCACCACAACTCAGAAACTAGTATCGATTTTATAAAGAAATCCGAAAGAGCCGTTAAAAACTTACACGATTTAATTCACTTAAATAAAATCGATCCTAAAAAAATAAGATTGAGCAAGTTGTACGTAATTTTAGAAAAACTGTATATTACCGCAATTGTAAAGGCAATATATCTAAAAACAAAGAAACAAATCCTCACTAATTTAATTTCAGAAAACCCGAATTTATATTTACTCGATTTTTATAAATTAGGCTATTATTGTGATTTAAAAAAATAA
- a CDS encoding cell division ATP-binding protein FtsE codes for MSQTVLSLKEVTIYQEGRKILSHINLDVNHGEFIYIIGKTGSGKSSFLKTLYADLPLSEGEGHIVEFDLATLKEKDIPYLRRKIGIVFQDFKLLPDRSVKDNMLFVLRATGWVDKEGMERKIDEVLDKVGMKEYVNKMPHQLSGGEQQRVAIARALLNDPEFILADEPTGNLDPQTSSEVLEVLKKINANGKTVIMATHDYALLLKFPSKTLKCEDERIFEVVQRSV; via the coding sequence ATGTCACAAACCGTACTATCTCTTAAAGAAGTCACTATATATCAGGAAGGAAGAAAAATTTTATCTCATATTAATCTGGATGTTAACCACGGTGAATTTATCTACATCATTGGGAAAACAGGATCCGGAAAAAGTAGTTTCTTAAAAACTTTATATGCAGATTTACCCTTATCTGAAGGTGAAGGTCACATAGTTGAGTTTGATTTGGCTACTTTAAAAGAAAAAGACATTCCGTATTTGAGACGTAAAATTGGGATCGTATTTCAAGATTTTAAACTACTTCCGGACCGTTCTGTAAAAGACAATATGCTTTTTGTTTTAAGAGCGACAGGATGGGTTGACAAGGAAGGAATGGAACGTAAAATTGATGAAGTTCTGGACAAAGTGGGTATGAAGGAATACGTTAACAAAATGCCGCATCAGCTTTCTGGTGGTGAGCAGCAACGTGTTGCGATTGCAAGAGCTTTGCTTAACGACCCTGAATTTATCCTAGCCGATGAACCAACCGGAAACTTAGATCCGCAAACAAGTTCTGAGGTTCTTGAAGTATTGAAAAAAATCAATGCTAATGGTAAAACGGTTATCATGGCGACTCACGATTATGCTCTATTACTAAAATTCCCGTCTAAAACATTAAAATGTGAAGACGAAAGAATTTTTGAAGTGGTGCAACGCAGCGTGTAA
- a CDS encoding tetratricopeptide repeat protein, which yields MRKLSWFFLLPIILFSTIVSAQKSAIYTYDLKEFDKALALYNDKQYASAQLIFEHVKNNATTEEVQSDCAYYIANCAIRTNKANADALMEKFVTDYPTSTKQNQAYIEVAQFFFEQGNYPKALQWFDKVDESYMSKSDSDKFNFQKGYAYFNAKKKKEATTYFNKVVNSPEFGSQAKYYLGFMAYEGDDYKEATKYFDEVSGEEKYKEKLSYYQADMNFKLGNFQKAIDLGQKAMAKSNELEKSELNKIIGESYFNLKQYDKAIPFLEQYAGKKGKWNNTDFYQLGYAYYEKKEYEKAISQFNKIIEGKDFVAQNAYYHLGLAYLNTGKKQEALNAFKNASEMDFNAQIQEDAALNYAKVSYDIGNAYQTVPAILLDFLKKYPNNSSRSEVEKLLVDSYISTKNYKEALTLLEKNRSAENKAAYQKVLFYRGLELYNESNYQEAGKMFKSAISEQKTPEFTARATFWKAETEYVTADFQNALLSYKQFAGLAAAKGTDEYKNINYNIGYTYFKLKEYDQAGNSFQAQIDNSKEDKVRLNDSYLRLGDCRFVNSKYTAANEAYAKAIEARGVDADYAQFQKAISYGFMSKNDKKIDELNNFLLMYKKSEYRDDALYELGNTYATEKKNDQALKTYDQLISEYKNGAFTSKSILKQGLIYYNSDRDALALTKFKKVAAEFPKTPEALEAVSTARLIYVDSGKVDEYATWVRTLDFVAVTDAELDNDTYDAAFKQYSQNNSKLAITGFTGYINKFQTGLHSLEANYYLAQLYYAEGSETKSVANYQYVIDQPRSEFTEQSLMKLAQIYLKAKDCDKSIPVLKRLDDEADAVQNKSFAQANLMKCYYDKKDYDNSVTYADKVLQNPKADANVKADAQIIVARAAIQTGDEDKAKAAYAKLSTTSKGELAAEALYYDAYFKTKEGKFDASNVSVQKLAKNYSAYKYYGAKSLVLMAKNFYGLKDSYQATYILDNVINNFTDYPDVVEEAKKELAAIKAEESKTNSSINK from the coding sequence ATGCGTAAACTTTCCTGGTTCTTTTTATTACCAATTATCCTTTTTTCGACCATAGTTTCGGCACAAAAATCAGCTATTTACACTTACGATTTAAAGGAATTTGACAAAGCACTGGCTTTATATAATGACAAACAATATGCTTCGGCACAACTTATTTTCGAACATGTAAAAAACAATGCTACGACTGAGGAAGTGCAGTCAGATTGTGCTTATTATATCGCCAATTGCGCCATTAGAACCAATAAAGCAAATGCTGATGCTTTGATGGAAAAATTCGTAACTGATTATCCAACAAGCACCAAACAAAATCAGGCTTATATCGAGGTTGCTCAGTTTTTCTTCGAACAGGGAAATTATCCAAAAGCGCTGCAATGGTTTGATAAAGTGGATGAAAGCTACATGAGCAAATCTGATTCGGATAAATTTAATTTCCAGAAAGGATATGCTTATTTCAATGCCAAAAAGAAAAAAGAAGCTACAACTTACTTTAATAAAGTGGTGAACTCTCCAGAATTTGGTTCTCAGGCCAAATATTACTTAGGTTTTATGGCCTATGAAGGCGATGATTATAAAGAAGCAACTAAGTATTTTGATGAAGTTTCAGGCGAAGAAAAATACAAAGAGAAGCTTTCGTATTATCAGGCTGACATGAATTTCAAGTTAGGAAATTTCCAGAAAGCTATCGATTTGGGACAAAAAGCAATGGCTAAATCGAATGAACTTGAAAAATCGGAACTGAATAAAATCATCGGAGAAAGTTATTTCAATTTAAAACAATACGACAAAGCGATTCCGTTTTTAGAGCAATATGCAGGTAAAAAAGGAAAATGGAATAATACCGATTTCTACCAGTTAGGTTACGCGTATTATGAGAAAAAAGAATATGAAAAGGCGATTTCTCAATTCAATAAAATCATTGAAGGAAAAGATTTCGTAGCCCAAAATGCATATTACCATTTAGGTTTGGCTTATTTGAACACAGGTAAAAAACAAGAAGCTTTGAATGCTTTTAAAAATGCTTCTGAAATGGATTTTAATGCACAAATTCAGGAAGATGCCGCTTTGAATTATGCTAAAGTGAGTTATGATATCGGAAATGCGTATCAAACTGTTCCGGCAATTTTACTTGATTTCCTGAAAAAATATCCAAACAATTCAAGCCGATCTGAAGTAGAAAAATTATTGGTTGATTCTTATATTTCGACTAAAAACTACAAAGAAGCGTTGACTTTATTAGAGAAAAACAGGTCGGCAGAAAATAAAGCAGCGTATCAAAAAGTACTTTTTTACAGAGGATTAGAATTGTATAATGAATCGAATTATCAGGAAGCCGGAAAAATGTTTAAAAGTGCGATCAGCGAACAAAAAACGCCTGAGTTTACAGCACGCGCTACTTTCTGGAAAGCAGAAACAGAGTACGTTACTGCCGATTTTCAGAATGCCTTATTAAGCTACAAACAGTTTGCAGGATTGGCTGCTGCCAAAGGAACTGACGAATATAAAAACATCAATTATAACATTGGATATACTTATTTTAAACTGAAAGAATACGATCAGGCGGGAAATTCATTTCAGGCACAAATCGACAATTCAAAAGAAGATAAAGTTCGTTTGAATGATTCGTACTTACGTTTGGGAGATTGCCGTTTTGTAAATTCTAAATACACTGCTGCAAATGAAGCTTACGCCAAAGCAATCGAAGCAAGAGGCGTTGATGCAGATTATGCTCAGTTTCAAAAAGCGATTTCTTACGGATTCATGTCTAAAAACGATAAGAAAATCGATGAGCTGAACAATTTCCTTTTGATGTATAAAAAATCAGAATATCGTGACGATGCTTTATACGAATTAGGAAATACGTATGCTACAGAGAAAAAGAACGATCAGGCGCTTAAAACCTATGATCAGTTGATTTCTGAATATAAAAACGGAGCTTTTACTTCAAAATCAATTTTAAAGCAAGGATTGATTTATTACAACTCAGATCGTGATGCCCTCGCTTTGACTAAATTCAAAAAAGTAGCGGCAGAATTTCCAAAAACTCCCGAGGCTTTAGAAGCCGTTTCTACAGCGAGATTGATTTATGTAGATTCAGGAAAAGTGGATGAATACGCAACCTGGGTTCGTACATTAGACTTCGTTGCTGTTACAGATGCTGAATTGGATAATGATACTTATGATGCGGCTTTTAAACAATACAGTCAAAATAACAGCAAACTGGCTATTACTGGTTTTACGGGTTATATCAATAAATTTCAAACGGGACTTCATTCATTAGAAGCGAATTATTATTTGGCACAATTGTATTACGCAGAAGGCTCTGAGACGAAATCGGTTGCTAATTATCAATATGTAATCGATCAGCCAAGAAGCGAATTTACAGAGCAATCCTTGATGAAATTAGCTCAGATTTACTTGAAAGCAAAAGATTGCGATAAATCGATTCCGGTCTTGAAACGTTTAGATGACGAAGCTGATGCGGTACAAAACAAAAGCTTTGCGCAAGCTAACCTGATGAAATGTTACTACGACAAAAAAGATTACGATAATTCGGTGACGTATGCTGACAAAGTGTTGCAAAATCCTAAAGCGGATGCCAATGTAAAAGCCGATGCGCAAATTATTGTAGCGCGTGCAGCAATTCAAACCGGAGATGAGGACAAAGCGAAAGCAGCTTACGCAAAATTATCGACAACATCAAAAGGAGAATTAGCCGCAGAAGCGTTGTATTATGATGCTTACTTTAAAACAAAAGAAGGCAAATTTGATGCATCGAATGTATCGGTTCAGAAATTGGCCAAAAATTATTCGGCTTATAAATATTATGGAGCGAAGAGTTTGGTTTTAATGGCGAAAAACTTCTACGGATTAAAAGACAGTTATCAGGCAACTTATATTTTAGATAACGTAATCAACAATTTTACGGATTATCCGGATGTTGTTGAGGAAGCTAAAAAAGAGTTGGCTGCGATAAAAGCAGAAGAGTCTAAAACGAATTCGTCTATTAATAAGTAA